The genomic DNA TCGCTAGGATACTCCATGTCAAAAGAGAAGGTACAACATTTTTTAACGGCTAATTTACAAAGACAATCAGTCACTTTATTGCTCGAACAATCTACCCACTCAAGCTTAACACCGATAAAGGAGTCCAACAATCCAAAAATTTCCTTCAACAGATAGCCATAGATCGAAATGTCCTTACAACGAGACTTAATCCTATTAACTAAACCAGTAAATTAGTCTCAAAGATAGCCCTAGTAACATTGTTGTTACAAGCCTAAATAATCCCTTCCCTTAAGGCTTCCGCCTCAGCCCAATCAACATCCATATTATAATCCATATAAATCGCACGGCCACCTAGCACAAAATCGTCACAATCCCACGCAATAACCCCAATGCCCACTGCCGAGACAACAATAGCCGCATCAACATTGATCTTCACAAAATCATTCGGAGACTTGATCCACCTATAGGTCCTAGAGGGCTTGGGGTTTATCGGGGCATGTGTAAGGTTAAAGATCCTAAATTCATTCCTCAATGTTCTCACCTGCTCCCAAACCATCCGAGCATCATCCTTCTTACCACGAAACAAGGCATTGTTACGGTTGTTCCAAATATTCCATAAAACCATGATAAGATTCTCAAATACCTTAAGATCCAACAGGCAAGTAGCATCCTCAAGCCAATCAATACAACTCTCACAATTAGATTCAAGCAAGCATCCGTCAAGCCCATAAAAAGAAAGAACCGCACTAGCCTTAGAGCAATCACGAAGAGCATGGATAGAAGTTTCATCCCTATGACTACACCGATGGTACGTTCGATCGAAACCTTGAAAAATCGAAGCCATTTTAACATTTGTTGGAAGTACATTATGACCAACCCTCTACGCAAAGATACAGATTTTAGGAAGCACGTGGAGTTTCCAAATAATTCGCCAAAGCAAATGATGCAGACCATATCCCAACTTCTTAAGAATGAGACAAGAGTAGCCAGACTTTAAAGAATAGCAACCCGTTCTATTGTGAAACCAAACTATCTGATCCGGTAGACCATGTTGAACAATCGATAAGGAACAGATTAGATCACCCAACTCATCACCATAAAGCTCCATCACCTGACCCTGAATTTATTCATTTGCATTAGATCTCTACAAATCACGCACCAGGCCTCCCGAAACCCAATGTAAGAAGCCCTCAAAGAATTTCCATCAAGACCCTCGATGCCCCATCTATCAAAACTGAATTGAGCTTTCATGCTATCGCCAATTTGCCATCTAAACCTGTGCCAAGTGCTTTAACCGCATGCAAAATACTCATCCAAGAGAAGGAGGGCTTATCTACTGCCTTTGGATGAAGCACATCCTCATCCAAAAAGTACTTGGAACAGATAACATGATAACATAAAGTATCCTTATTGTTGATGAGCCACCACACTTGTCTCCGAGGAGTGCAATATTGAATAGCCTCAAGTCCTTGAAACCAAGACCACCAATGCCCTTAGGTGTACAAAGGGAATCCTATGCCATCATCGCTCATCCACGGTCTTTTCTCTTTTTTGCCCACCAAAAGCTCCTCATCCTCGAGATAATCTCATCAAAGATGCCTCTGGAAACAGGAAAAACCAAAAGTACGTAAGTAAGTAAAGATTACAAAACTGATTTAATGAATATATCCTTACCACCATAAGATAAAAGACTTTTAAACCAGCCTTTTATCCTAGTAGAGAACCCATCAATACTATGCTAAAACACCCTCGTCTTATTCTTACCAATGATTAATAGCAAACCCAAATAATTATCCATGGACTTAAGAACCCGCATGCCCAAGATGCCACTTAGCTGACCTCTTTGATTTCTCTCAAAGTATTAGGGCTAAAGTAGACAATAGAGTTGGACGGATTAACCTTTTAAATCGAGACCATTTCTAAGTAGTTGAGGATATCCTTAATGGTCTCAAACTCCTCTTTCTTATTACGAACAAAAATGAAAGCATATCAGTGAAGAAAATATGGTTTATCCTGGGCTCATTCTGGCTAGACTTAATCCTTGGAATCTTACCCTCCATCTAGGCCCAAAAAGTAACTTAGAAAGCGCTTCCAtacaaaataagaaaagaaagggCGAAAGAGGGTCTCCCTGATGAAGCCCTCTCATAGGAATAATCACATCAGTGAGGGAGGTATTACATTTAACAACATAGCTCACAGTATAGACACGCTTCATGACTAAATTGACCCAAGAAATAGAAAACCCCGTACAAAACATCACTTTCTCTAAAAAGTCCCATTCCACATGGTTATAAGCTTTACTAATGTCGAGTTTGATGACAAACCCTTTGTTCGGCTCATTTTTAACACTCTAGAGGTAATGTTCGTGAGTAATGTGGAAATTATCAACACTCTAGAGTTAATGCAAAAGTTCGTGAGCAATGTGGGAATTATCATGAATCATACGCCTCGATACAAAAGTGCTCTAGTTCTGATTGATGCAAGCCAAAAGAATAGTTTTTAATCATTACCTAAGACCTTGGAAACCATCTTATAGATAACCCTGCAAAGATTAAGGGGACGGAAATGAGTCATAACCTTAGGTTTGTCAA from Gossypium arboreum isolate Shixiya-1 chromosome 9, ASM2569848v2, whole genome shotgun sequence includes the following:
- the LOC108455070 gene encoding uncharacterized protein LOC108455070, translating into MASIFQGFDRTYHRCSHRDETSIHALRDCSKASAVLSFYGLDGCLLESNCESCIDWLEDATCLLDLKVFENLIMVLWNIWNNRNNALFRGKKDDARMVWEQVRTLRNEFRIFNLTHAPINPKPSRTYRWIKSPNDFVKINVDAAIVVSAVGIGVIAWDCDDFVLGGRAIYMDYNMDVDWAEAEALREGII